The Naumovozyma castellii chromosome 4, complete genome genome contains a region encoding:
- the NCAS0D01080 gene encoding uncharacterized protein translates to MAPNTPSVVTKRTVTFINNQTPAAITESQLDLDSVGDYDIIVKIEAAALNSIDVVIHENANPHLVSSSPKAYGRDFSGVIIRRGDKVNPKWQVGDEINGLFNHLFGDQGSLSNYLVFNPDKQTGITHIPKSEEDKKDKFIRAAAWPIVFNTAYSVLFKYGQTLGPYSRVLVIGASTTVANAFIQMAKKQLNVGTVVGVCNSDSVEYNKSMGFDYLVSYNQEGTIPENVAKLMEQKKIGKFDLIFDSVGNSDFFPVMDDFLKPKSENSYYLTLVGDQSFEYDSYNFSAFLSGPIRFLNPWRKYRYAKVFGLPTKEGMDLATRMIELGNYNPPIDTIFKFEQFQEAIYRLKSNKAKGKVIISMSD, encoded by the coding sequence ATGGCTCCAAATACACCCTCTGTAGTGACTAAGAGAACGGTTACGTTTATAAATAACCAAACTCCAGCAGCAATCACCGAATCTCAGTTGGATCTGGACAGTGTGGGGGATTACGATATTATTGTCAAGATTGAAGCTGCTGCGCTTAACTCCATCGATGTAGTCATTCATGAAAATGCTAACCCTCATCTggtatcatcatcaccCAAGGCATACGGTAGAGATTTTTCAGGTGTAATTATTCGTCGTGGAGATAAGGTGAATCCCAAATGGCAGGTAGGGGATGAGATAAATGGGTTGTTCAATCACCTCTTTGGTGACCAAGGTTCGCTTTCCAATTATCTGGTGTTCAACCCTGATAAGCAAACAGGGATTACACATATCCCTAAATCGGAAGAAGACAAGAAGGATAAATTCATTCGTGCTGCTGCATGGCCTATTGTATTTAATACTGCGTACTCGGTTCTATTCAAATATGGTCAAACTTTGGGACCATATTCCAGGGTTTTGGTCATTGGTGCCTCCACTACTGTGGCAAACGCCTTTATTCAGATGGCTAAGAAGCAGCTAAATGTGGGGACCGTTGTGGGTGTTTGTAACTCGGATAGTGTGGAATATAACAAATCTATGGGATTCGATTACTTAGTTTCTTACAATCAAGAGGGCACCATTCCTGAAAATGTAGCCAAGTTGATGgaacagaagaagattggTAAATTCGATCTAATATTCGATTCCGTTGGTAACAGTGACTTCTTCCCCGTTATGGATGATTTTTTAAAGCCAAAGTCGGAAAACTCGTATTATCTGACTTTGGTTGGAGATCAATCTTTTGAATACGATTCATACAACTTCTCTGCATTTTTAAGTGGACCCATAAGGTTCCTCAATCCATGGCGGAAATACAGATACGCCAAAGTCTTCGGATTACCCACGAAGGAAGGGATGGACTTGGCTACAAGAATGATCGAGTTGGGCAATTACAATCCTCCCATAGATACTATCTTCAAGTTTGAACAGTTCCAGGAGGCCATTTACAGGTTGAAGTCGAATAAGGCAAAGGGTAAGGTTATCATCTCCATGAGTGATTGA
- the IMP1 gene encoding endopeptidase catalytic subunit IMP1 (ancestral locus Anc_2.374), which yields MLRTIATPTTVVLRALCMLHITHTYLYEFTETKGESMLPTLSSSNDYVHVLKKYRNGTGCQMGDCIVAVKPTDPSHRVCKRITGMPGDIILVDPSHLEDGPARFEQFIQVPKGHVWVTGDNLSHSLDSRSYNVLPMALIKGKIIAANDFTEPMRGNGEKRFGMFGFRWIKNTYLND from the coding sequence ATGTTACGTACCATAGCCACTCCCACCACGGTGGTACTTCGAGCGCTATGCATGCTGCACATCACACACACGTATCTTTACGAATTCACGGAAACGAAAGGTGAATCCATGTTGCCCACGCTCTCATCGAGTAACGATTACGTTCATGTGCTGAAGAAGTATCGTAATGGGACGGGTTGCCAAATGGGGGATTGTATCGTTGCTGTGAAGCCCACAGATCCATCTCATCGTGTTTGTAAACGAATTACGGGGATGCCCGGTGATATCATTCTGGTGGATCCCAGCCATTTGGAGGATGGACCAGCTAGATTTGAACAGTTTATTCAAGTTCCTAAGGGCCATGTGTGGGTCACTGGTGATAATCTATCCCATTCGTTGGACTCGAGGAGTTATAATGTGCTCCCCATGGCGTTGATTAAGGGGAAGATCATCGCTGCTAATGATTTTACTGAGCCCATGAGAGGCAATGGTGAGAAGAGGTTTGGTATGTTTGGATTCAGATGGATAAAGAATacatatttgaatgattgA
- the SWP1 gene encoding dolichyl-diphosphooligosaccharide-protein glycotransferase (ancestral locus Anc_2.375), with protein MQLSVLSVAALAFLQPAVNAFKVEDARVSDIDLGTIDSSFSPLEAPIAVTKIDEEIEFQFTLKNQEEEPAQISLLLGNPDRHLETAYTPEVTIAKDDLECKFTIPISQLKPALLNEANDFLTASLIIADDNTHNENIFVSVFKLDLQLPESALHYDSPERFGPKKELRYTFAEPPKTVNSMLALIVVSIIVVSTFALVITWVSSGSISFNNLPADIDSIYFLGFLTSIVGFEYAFVQYYLGKSIFDTLHVSFYLAALGLWIGTKFLRTFGKTI; from the coding sequence ATGCAATTATCCGTTCTATCTGTAGCTGCATTGGCTTTCCTACAACCAGCAGTCAATGCATTCAAAGTGGAAGACGCAAGAGTATCTGACATTGACCTTGGAACCATTGATTCTAGTTTCTCTCCTTTGGAAGCACCCATTGCAGTTACCAAAATTGACGAAGAAATCGAATTCCAATTTACTTTAAAgaatcaagaagaagagcCAGCTCAGATTTCTCTACTGTTAGGGAATCCCGACCGTCATTTGGAAACAGCTTACACTCCAGAGGTTACAATTGCTAAGGATGACCTGGAATGCAAATTTACTATCCCAATTTCACAATTGAAACCAGCTCTTTTGAATGAAGCAAATGATTTCCTCACCGCATCATTAATTATCGCTGATGACAACACTCATAATGAAAACATATTTGTCAGTGTCTTTAAACTGGACCTACAATTACCAGAATCAGCTTTACACTATGATTCACCTGAAAGATTTGGTCCAAAGAAGGAACTACGTTACACGTTTGCCGAACCTCCAAAGACGGTGAATTCCATGTTAGCCTTAATAGTGGTTAGCATAATTGTCGTGTCCACATTTGCCCTTGTAATCACATGGGTTTCTTCAGGTTCAATTAGTTTTAACAATTTGCCAGCTGATATTGATTCTATCTATTTCCTTGGGTTCCTTACCTCAATTGTTGGATTTGAATACGCTTTCGTCCAATATTACTTGGGTAAGAGCATTTTCGACACTCTACATGTATCCTTCTACCTAGCGGCCCTTGGGTTATGGATAGGTACTAAATTCCTTAGAACTTTTGGAAAGACCATTTAG
- the LDO16 gene encoding Ldo16p (ancestral locus Anc_2.376), translated as MFSMASFYFFIYLVIFLIIGVTSTIFIIPLLGASFIFAIGVVVLGFFSNLTFKLAQRFYFSADEKLKTTLKKMSKHTSNPQKELNKKNQEHQSRVWKPASESPSVTFIKNVPPSSSDSSENKKFQRKPQPYGTRVKYNHNVSNHSPMSSKSMEQGIEPVDGNCVIHNNQNSSAGKRIST; from the coding sequence aTGTTCTCAATGGCttccttttattttttcatttatttggTTATCTTCCTTATCATTGGGGTGACATCCaccatttttattattccaTTATTGGGGGCATCATTTATATTTGCAATTGGGGTGGTCGTGCTGGGGTTCTTTAGCAATTTGACCTTTAAATTGGCCCAAAGATTTTACTTTTCTGctgatgaaaaattgaagactacattaaagaaaatgtcTAAACATACCTCTAATCCACAGAAGGAgttgaacaagaagaacCAAGAACATCAATCACGTGTTTGGAAACCAGCTTCAGAGTCACCATCAGTCACATTTATTAAGAATGTACCACCATCAAGTTCAGATTCTAGcgaaaacaagaaattccaGAGAAAACCACAACCATATGGTACCAGGGTAAAATATAACCATAATGTGAGCAACCATTCACCGATGTCATCGAAATCCATGGAGCAGGGAATAGAACCTGTTGATGGTAATTGTGTCATCCATAATAACCAGAATTCCAGTGCGGGTAAGCGAATTTCAACATGA
- the NCAS0D01120 gene encoding uncharacterized protein (ancestral locus Anc_2.377), with protein MGLALLMPVHSQTAYGPRHGRSFSTLKNPHHHNHHHHQTANFVPINVELQPIIEEVPDITQQTITDNYINYNEELESVVQSISGTLTENDLQDLLLAYAQSAQNDNVNSGKVESDTREKSNSSQDTSSEWKLTLKLLWIKYAFYMVNKLEVMQSKTYEYFWISVLYLNFWFPRMATFLTYVSFVLLFCSSIVFPFTN; from the coding sequence ATGGGATTAGCCTTACTGATGCCCGTTCATTCTCAAACAGCCTACGGGCCCAGACACGGTAGGTCCTTCTCCACATTGAAGAACCCGCATcatcataatcatcatcatcatcaaacGGCAAATTTCGTCCCTATTAATGTGGAGTTGCAACCCATCATCGAAGAAGTACCAGATATAACGCAGCAAACAATTACTGATAACTATATAAATTATAATGAAGAGCTAGAAAGCGTTGTCCAATCAATCTCTGGAACATTGACAGAAAACGATTTACAGGACCTCTTACTGGCATATGCGCAATCCGCTCAGAATGATAATGTCAATAGTGGGAAAGTAGAGAGTGATACAAGAGAGAAGAGTAATTCTTCACAGGACACTTCATCAGAATGGAAACTAACTTTGAAATTGCTTTGGATTAAGTATGCATTTTATATGGTGAATAAATTGGAAGTAATGCAATCCAAGACCTACGAATATTTCTGGATTTCTGTTCtgtatttgaatttttggTTTCCTAGGATGGCAACTTTCCTAACGTATGTTTCCTTTGttctattattttgttcCTCTATTGTTTTTCCTTTTACTAACTAA
- the TIF34 gene encoding translation initiation factor eIF3 subunit i (ancestral locus Anc_2.380) has product MRPIVLMGHERPLTQVKYNREGDLLFSCSKDNFASVWYSVNGERLGTLNGHAGTIWSIDVDKFTEYCVTGSADYSIKMWKVETGENVYSWDSPVPVKNVSFSPCGNYVAAVLDNVMKYPGSINIYQLKRNPETNEIIEFVEEPIHKIETQEGLSAAVSADWSTEGKFIIAAHKEGEVSKYDVDNGLQFVESIKLHKALITDLQFSPDRTYFITSSRDSHAHIVDVETLAVLKDFEIDCPLNTACITPLKEFVILGGGQDARDVTTTSASEGKFEARFHHKIFEEEIGRVKGHFGPLNCVAVSPQGTSYVSGGEDGLVRLHHFEKSYFDFKYDVEKAAEAKEHMQEAE; this is encoded by the coding sequence atgaGACCTATTGTGCTTATGGGACACGAACGTCCACTTACCCAAGTGAAATACAACAGAGAAGGTGATTTACTATTTTCTTGCTCCAAGGATAATTTTGCCTCCGTTTGGTATTCTGTCAATGGTGAAAGACTAGGTACGTTGAACGGTCATGCCGGTACCATTTGGTCCATCGATGTGGATAAATTCACTGAATATTGTGTGACTGGGTCCGCCGATTATAGTATTAAGATGTGGAAAGTGGAAACTGGTGAGAATGTTTATTCTTGGGATTCCCCCGTTCCAGTGAAAAATGTCTCTTTTTCTCCATGTGGGAATTATGTAGCAGCTGTTCTTGATAACGTTATGAAATATCCAGGGTCCATTAACatttatcaattaaagAGAAATCCAGAGactaatgaaattattgaatttgtgGAGGAACCAATACATAAGATTGAAACTCAAGAAGGTTTATCCGCAGCCGTTTCAGCTGATTGGTCCACTGAAGgtaaattcattattgcTGCTCATAAGGAAGGTGaagtttccaaatatgatgTGGATAATGGGTTGCAATTTGTAGAATCCATTAAATTGCATAAGGCATTGATTACAGATTTACAATTTTCACCTGATAGAACATATTTCATTACATCTTCAAGAGATTCTCATGCTCATATAGTGGATGTGGAAACTCTTGCTGTCTTAAAAGATTTCGAAATTGATTGTCCATTAAACACAGCATGTATTACTccattgaaagaatttgtCATTCTTGGTGGTGGTCAAGATGCTAGAGATGTTACCACTACCAGTGCTAGTGAAGGTAAATTTGAAGCTAGATTCCATCATAagatttttgaagaagaaattggtaGAGTCAAAGGTCATTTCGGTCCATTAAATTGTGTTGCTGTGAGTCCTCAAGGTACATCGTATGTGTCTGGTGGGGAAGATGGTTTAGTGCGTCTGcatcattttgaaaaatcttaCTTTGACTTCAAATATGATGTTGAAAAGGCTGCTGAAGCAAAGGAACATATGCAAGAAGCggaataa
- the NCAS0D01140 gene encoding uncharacterized protein (ancestral locus Anc_2.381) yields the protein MARGNQRDLARLKNLKKQKEQQGHKKEGDPKKRMESDADILRQKQAAANARKEAEALEKLKQEKARR from the coding sequence ATGGCTAGGGGAAATCAAAGAGACTTGGCAAGATTGAAAAACTTGAAGAAGCAAAAGGAACAACAGGGTCACAAGAAGGAGGGAGAtccaaagaaaagaatggAGTCTGATGCGGACATTTTAAGACAAAAGCAAGCCGCTGCTAATGCTAGAAAGGAAGCTGAAGCCCTAGAAAAGTTAAAGCAGGAAAAGGCCAGAAGataa
- the NDE1 gene encoding NADH-ubiquinone reductase (H(+)-translocating) NDE1 (ancestral locus Anc_2.382): MQANLRALAAPTRALLRNSNKIIERRLLSTTACRCQTVKPVATKKHFFYRKAANSVLQVTLASLLLGTGYISYSLYRESHPKAQQPQTETFPDGRPRKTLVILGSGWGSVSLLKSLDTTLYNVIVISPRNYFLFTPFLPSTPVGTVDLKSIVEPMRSIVRRSQGEVKYVEAEATDIDPITKEIKIEENHGEIKTSLKYDYLVVAVGSQPTTFGIPGVKEHSSFLKEVSDAKKIREKILENLELASNLSEDDPKRKRLLSFVVVGGGPTGVEFAAELKDYVDQDLTKWMPKLSKEIRVTLVEGTPNILGSFDKKLIKYAEDTFNEEHIDLQLRTRVKSVNCENVQALNPNGELIDIPYGVLVWATGNAPREVTKNLMSKLEEQTSRRGLLIDEKLRLLGAENSIYAIGDCTFYPGLFPTAQVAHQEAEYLSRVFKKLNKIDQLEWQVQKTKANENITEKDTKTLDKNIDKLPTKIENFKYNHLGALAYIGAEKAVADLSMFGTSKQYLTGSFTFLFYKSAYLAMCLSFRNRILVTLDWAKVYFFGRDSSV, from the coding sequence ATGCAAGCAAACTTACGTGCACTTGCTGCTCCAACGAGAGCGTTACTCAGAAACTCtaacaaaattattgaaagaagattatTGTCAACAACAGCATGTCGTTGCCAGACAGTAAAACCAGTCGCTACaaagaaacatttcttCTATAGGAAAGCTGCCAATTCCGTGCTCCAAGTTACTTTGGCATCCCTACTTCTCGGAACAGGGTACATTTCATACTCATTATACAGGGAATCGCACCCCAAGGCACAACAACCTCAGACAGAAACATTCCCTGATGGTCGTCCAAGGAAGACTCTTGTCATTTTGGGGTCCGGTTGGGGGTCCGTTTCATTGTTGAAATCATTAGACACCACATTGTACAACGTGATTGTAATTTCTCCCCGTAATTATTTCTTATTCACACCCTTTTTGCCCTCTACGCCAGTGGGGACCGTGGATTTGAAATCTATTGTGGAACCAATGAGGTCTATTGTGCGTAGGTCACAAGGTGAAGTAAAATATGTGGAGGCCGAGGCCACGGATATCGACCCCATTACCAAGGAAATTAAAATCGAGGAAAATCATGGGGAAATTAAGACAAGTTTGAAATACGATTATTTAGTTGTTGCAGTAGGTTCACAACCAACTACGTTCGGTATTCCCGGTGTGAAAGAACATTCTTCATTTCTCAAAGAAGTCTCAGATGCTAAGAAAATTAGagagaaaatattggaaaatttggaattggcTAGTAATTTATCAGAAGATGAtccaaagaggaaaaggTTGTTGAGTTTTGTCGTGGTCGGTGGTGGCCCCACTGGTGTGGAATTTGCTGCTGAGTTGAAAGATTACGTTGATCAAGATTTGACTAAATGGATGCCAAAATTAAGTAAAGAAATTAGAGTCACCTTGGTAGAAGGTACACCCAATATCTTGGGTAGCTTTgataaaaaattgattaaatACGCGGAAGATACTTTTAATGAAGAACATATTGACTTGCAATTGAGGACAAGAGTTAAAAGTGTCAATTGTGAAAATGTTCAAGCTTTAAATCCAAATGGTGAATTAATTGACATACCATATGGTGTACTAGTTTGGGCAACCGGAAATGCACCAAGAGAAGTTActaaaaatttaatgtccaaattggaagaacaaACTTCAAGACGTGGGTTATTGATAGATGAAAAACTAAGGTTATTGGGTGCTGAGAATTCAATATATGCAATTGGTGATTGTACCTTTTATCCTGGTTTATTCCCAACTGCCCAAGTGGCTCATCAAGAAGCTGAATATCTTTCAAGGgtattcaagaaattaaataaaattgatcAATTAGAATGGCAAGTTCAAAAGACAAAGGCCAACGAAAATATCACTGAAAAGGATACAAAGACACTGGATAAGAACATTGATAAATTACCAACAAAGATTGAAAACTTTAAATATAATCATCTAGGTGCTTTGGCTTATATTGGTGCTGAAAAGGCTGTGGCTGATTTATCCATGTTTGGTACCTCAAAACAATATTTGACTGGGTCATTTACATTCTTATTCTACAAGTCAGCATATTTGGCAATGTGTCTTTCCTTTAGGAATAGAATATTGGTTACCTTGGATTGGGCCAAGGTATATTTCTTTGGTAGAGATTCCTCTGTTTAA
- the FDO1 gene encoding Fdo1p (ancestral locus Anc_2.385): MLTDGIEKNGVPSYKSKSQDINAGLQLAIHNVNHLINKMKVPQPISPVEDNNEFEADNDNNIVFTNGKYIQDLTTLSTPTTPLDSNIQGLTNQVQVLTKAVDTLSSGLSDSLRQVRELKYKSMLQTLNFDSDRRKAKVEISLLKQEYEQTKYMNFNAIEEYKCHLSRKEAKIQKYKKKLVQKNIEINKLRKLLSQGKIISVSQQDKVTGFGTRSLTETNMLGALGLLASHVLEHELDATGNETVIEQDDDGLEESKRHMRGPE, translated from the coding sequence ATGTTGACGGACggtattgaaaagaatggTGTACCATCTTACAAGTCAAAATCGCAGGACATAAATGCAGGCCTGCAATTGGCAATACATAATGTTAACCATTTGATAAATAAGATGAAGGTTCCACAACCTATAAGCCCTGTAGaggataataatgaatttgaagcaGACAACGATAATAATATCGTCTTTACTAATGGCAAATACATTCAAGATCTAACAACTTTGAGTACACCAACAACACCTTTAGATTCCAACATTCAAGGACTTACTAATCAAGTTCAAGTTCTTACCAAAGCCGTGGATACTTTATCATCGGGACTCTCTGACTCATTAAGACAAGTGAGggaattgaaatataagTCAATGTTACAAActttaaattttgataGTGATAGGAGGAAAGCTAAGGTAGAGATTAGTTTATTGAAACAGGAATATGAGCAAACTAAATATATGAATTTTAATGCTATTGAAGAGTATAAATGTCATTTATCGAGAAAGGAGGCAAAAATACAGAAGTATAAAAAGAAGTTAGTACAGAAAAACATAGAAATTAATAAGTTACGAAAATTACTATCGCAGGGGAAGATAATTAGTGTATCACAACAAGATAAGGTTACCGGTTTTGGAACAAGAAGTCTTACTGAGACAAACATGCTAGGTGCCTTAGGATTATTGGCGTCACATGTCCTGGAACATGAGCTTGATGCAACGGGCAATGAAACTGTAATAGAACAAGATGATGACGGTTTGGAAGAAAGTAAAAGACATATGAGAGGACCAGAGTAG
- the RPS16A gene encoding 40S ribosomal protein uS9 (ancestral locus Anc_2.386), translating to MSTVPSVQTFGKKKSATAVAHVKAGKGLIKVNGSPITLVEPEILRFKVYEPLLLVGLDKFANIDIRVRVTGGGHVSQVYAIRQAIAKGLVAYHQKFVDEQSKNELKKAFTSYDRTLLIADSRRPEPKKFGGKGARSRFQKSYR from the exons ATGTCTACCGTCCCAAGTGTCCAA ACTTTTGGTAAGAAGAAGTCTGCTACTGCCGTTGCCCATGTTAAGGCCGGTAAGGGTTTGATTAAAGTTAACGGTTCCCCAATTACCTTGGTTGAACCAGAAATCTTGAGATTCAAGGTTTACgaaccattattattggttgGTTTAGACAAATTCGCCAACATTGATATCAGAGTTAGAGTCACTGGTGGTGGTCACGTCTCTCAAGTTTACGCCATTAGACAAGCTATTGCTAAGGGTTTGGTTGCTTACCATCAAAAATTTGTTGATGAACAATCCAAGAACGAATTAAAGAAGGCTTTCACATCTTACGACAGAACCTTGTTGATTGCTGATTCCAGAAGACCAGAACCAAAGAAATTCGGTGGTAAGGGTGCTCGTTCTAGATTCCAAAAATCTTACCGTTAA
- the RPL13B gene encoding 60S ribosomal protein eL13 (ancestral locus Anc_2.387), translating into MAISKNLPILKNHFRKHWQERVKVHFDQAGKKVSRRNARAAKAAKIAPRPLDLLRPVVRAPTIKYNRKVRAGRGFSLAEVKAAGLTAAYARTIGIAVDHRRQNTNQEIFELNVQRLKEYQSKIIVFPRNGKTPEVEQVLSAAATFPIAQPTTDVETRAVEDNGESAYRTLRLARSEKKYKGIREKRARDLAEAEAEKKK; encoded by the exons ATGG CTATCTCTAAGAACTTaccaattttgaagaacCACTTCAGAAAGCACTGGCAAGAACGTGTCAAGGTTCACTTTGACCAAGCCGGTAAGAAGGTCTCTAGACGTAACGCTAGAGCCGCCAAGGCTGCCAAGATTGCTCCAAGACCATTGGACTTATTGAGACCTGTTGTCAGAGCTCCAACTATCAAGTACAACAGAAAGGTTAGAGCTGGTAGAGGTTTCAGTTTAGCCGAAGTTAAGGCTGCTGGTTTAACCGCTGCTTACGCTAGAACCATTGGTATTGCTGTTGACCACAGACGTCAAAACACTAACCaagaaatctttgaattaaacGTTCAAAGATTAAAGGAATACCAATCTAAGATCATTGTTTTCCCAAGAAACGGTAAGACCCCAGAAGTTGAACAAGTTTTGTCTGCTGCTGCTACTTTCCCAATTGCTCAACCAACTACTGATGTTGAAACCAGAGCTGTTGAAGACAACGGTGAATCTGCTTACAGAACTTTAAGATTAGCCAGatctgaaaagaaatacaaGGGTATCAGAGAAAAGAGAGCCAGAGACTTGGCTGAAGCTGAagctgaaaagaagaaatag
- the NCAS0D01190 gene encoding ribosomal protein P1 (ancestral locus Anc_2.388) has translation MSTETALSYAALILADADVEITSEKLITLTEAANVPVEGIYADIFAKALDNQNLNTLMVNFSSGAAAPAGVSASGAAAGGAAGEAAEEKEEEAKEESDDDMGFGLFD, from the coding sequence atgTCTACTGAAACTGCTTTGTCTTACGCTGCCTTGATCTTGGCTGATGCTGATGTCGAAATCACTTCTGAAAAGTTGATCACTTTGACTGAAGCTGCTAACGTCCCAGTTGAAGGTATCTACGCTGATATCTTCGCTAAGGCTTTGGACAACCAAAACTTGAACACTTTGATGGTCAACTTCTCCTCTGGTGCTGCTGCTCCAGCTGGTGTTTCAGCTTCTGGTGCTGCCGCTGGTGGTGCTGCTGGTGAAGCTgctgaagaaaaggaagaagaagctaaGGAAGAATCCGATGATGACATGGGTTTCGGTTTATTCGATTAA
- the SIP5 gene encoding Sip5p (ancestral locus Anc_2.389): MGNVPTKAEQNDPSWRNNNPNSNEAKRTRNRRAVSLVSGAFRGNNGSSQSNVGSHRRRTTKEREQDKEERAKQLVVKYNENVDGGFLAPFGVYGFDKLDYDAKIVKTLIKERKLAPFYTPLQDFDESWTKEEIIKIVDGLPLHSSYEENLEEFDDVPVGNINRRNFDDLIDRTLSKKDQRRQRSQIFRARLYKKRILWQEKEDELFLEKKLASRNPANEPDKFLPSDDLKYDLYKHGSECPICFLYLPGPMNYSVCCQQPICTECFVQIRRAEAHFPHEEIDPTTHAPREEEKDPNLLTSEPASCPYCAIPDFSISYIPPTSRRTGFGGIPSGMFTIKLEPEADTPEEMTPRSRSKSLEGASIITSDTIRPDWELKLNKERARLVRRSTNATAIHISNRLVNSAHMTRRESTQDNHSSNSSRHTPEPTADEIENVMMEEAIRLSLEDSPGDKRQKKRSQTMV; the protein is encoded by the coding sequence atgggTAATGTACCAACGAAAGCAGAGCAAAATGATCCTTCATGGAGGAATAATAACCCAAACAGTAACGAGGCTAagagaacaagaaatagACGTGCTGTGTCTTTAGTTAGTGGTGCATTTAGGGGTAACAACGGAAGTAGCCAGAGCAACGTAGGCTCACATAGGAGAAGGACTACGAAGGAGAGAGAACAGGATAAAGAGGAACGTGCTAAGCAACTAGTTGTCAAATATAATGAGAATGTAGATGGAGGGTTTTTAGCACCGTTTGGAGTTTATGGGTTTGATAAGTTGGATTATGATGCGAAAATCGTGAAGACTCTGATAAAGGAAAGGAAGTTGGCTCCCTTTTATACTCCATTACAAGATTTCGATGAGTCTTGgaccaaagaagaaattatcaagATTGTTGATGGCTTACCTTTACATTCATCatatgaagaaaatttagaagaatttgatgatgtaCCAGTTGGAAATATtaatagaagaaattttgatgatCTGATTGATAGAACATTATCCAAGAAGGATCAACGTAGACAAAGATCTCAGATCTTTAGAGCAAGATTAtacaagaaaagaatattatggcaagaaaaagaagacGAATTATTTCTGGAGAAAAAATTGGCCTCTAGGAATCCAGCAAATGAACCAGATAAATTCTTACCAAGtgatgatttgaaatatgaCCTTTATAAACATGGAAGTGAATGTCCAATATGTTTCCTATATCTCCCGGGACCAATGAATTATTCTGTTTGTTGTCAACAGCCGATATGTACGGAATGTTTTGTTCAAATTAGAAGAGCTGAAGCTCATTTCCCTCATGAAGAAATCGATCCAACCACACATGCTCCACgggaagaagaaaaggatcCAAACCTTTTAACCTCAGAACCAGCTAGTTGTCCATATTGTGCCATTCCTGACTTCAGTATTTCTTATATACCTCCAACTTCTCGTAGAACTGGATTTGGTGGGATACCGTCAGGAATGTTTACCATCAAACTTGAACCTGAAGCGGATACCCCTGAGGAAATGACTCCACGCTCAAGATCAAAATCATTGGAAGGTGCTTCCATTATTACCTCAGATACGATCCGTCCCGATTGGGAATTAAAGCTGAATAAGGAAAGGGCAAGATTAGTGAGAAGATCTACGAACGCGACAGCAATTCATATAAGTAATAGATTGGTTAATTCAGCTCATATGACTAGAAGAGAATCTACTCAAGATAATCATAGCAGCAATTCCTCAAGGCATACGCCAGAACCTACAGCAGATGAGATTGAAAATGTGATGATGGAGGAGGCAATTAGATTAAGTTTAGAAGATAGCCCTGGAGATAAGAgacaaaagaaaagatcCCAGACTATGGTCTAG